The following coding sequences are from one Phycisphaeraceae bacterium window:
- the moaA gene encoding GTP 3',8-cyclase MoaA has translation MTLRLTILRPSSASGGADLPPAPHGQRRLIDSHGREIRDLRLSITDRCNFRCTYCMDPDVAFLPREDLLSDQEMVRLAGIAVGLGIRKIRLTGGEPTIHPGLDGIIAGIASTGVHDLAMTTNGSRLELDRLRAWRDAGLTRLTVSIDSIQPGRFAAITRSRSSPAAVVDGIRAAQRAGFARLKLNAVIVRGFNEDEVVPLASLARDLGVEMRYIEYMPLDSGRHWNPSLLVPASEIVDRIGAVYPIVPAGRDAADSTSLSYQFADLPPGEGSRIGVIAPVSRPFCGACSRLRITADGKVRPCLFSLDEFDVRPLLRGGRDDEAIAGFLVDAIWTKQAGHGINTPAFTQPDRPMSAIGG, from the coding sequence ATGACACTGCGGCTAACCATACTGCGGCCTTCGTCCGCTTCGGGCGGGGCGGACCTGCCACCGGCCCCCCACGGGCAGCGCCGGCTCATCGACTCCCACGGCCGCGAGATCCGCGATCTGCGGCTGTCCATCACAGACCGGTGCAACTTCCGCTGCACCTACTGCATGGACCCGGACGTCGCCTTCCTGCCGCGGGAGGACCTGCTGAGTGACCAGGAAATGGTCCGTCTCGCCGGAATCGCGGTGGGGCTTGGCATCCGGAAGATCCGCCTGACCGGGGGCGAGCCCACGATCCACCCGGGCCTCGACGGGATCATCGCGGGGATCGCCTCGACCGGCGTTCACGATCTCGCCATGACCACCAACGGATCGCGCCTCGAGCTGGACCGCCTCCGGGCCTGGCGCGACGCCGGGCTTACCCGCCTGACCGTGTCGATCGATTCGATCCAGCCCGGCCGGTTCGCGGCGATCACCCGTTCCCGATCATCGCCCGCGGCGGTGGTCGACGGGATTCGGGCCGCCCAGCGTGCCGGGTTTGCCCGTCTCAAGCTCAACGCGGTCATTGTCCGCGGTTTCAACGAGGACGAGGTTGTTCCGCTCGCGTCGCTGGCACGGGATCTGGGCGTAGAGATGCGGTACATCGAGTACATGCCGCTGGATTCCGGCCGGCACTGGAACCCATCGCTGTTGGTGCCCGCGAGCGAGATCGTCGACCGGATCGGCGCCGTGTACCCGATTGTCCCGGCCGGCCGGGACGCGGCGGACAGCACCTCGCTCTCCTACCAGTTCGCCGACCTGCCTCCGGGCGAGGGATCACGCATCGGGGTGATTGCGCCGGTCTCGCGGCCGTTCTGCGGGGCGTGCAGCCGGCTCCGCATCACCGCCGATGGCAAGGTTCGCCCGTGCCTGTTCAGCCTGGATGAGTTCGACGTGCGGCCGCTCCTAAGGGGGGGACGCGATGACGAAGCCATCGCCGGGTTCCTGGTCGATGCGATATGGACCAAGCAGGCCGGGCACGGCATCAACACGCCGGCCTTCACCCAGCCCGACCGGCCGATGTCGGCGATCGGGGGTTGA
- a CDS encoding FdhF/YdeP family oxidoreductase, protein MRSRMMKQMTAGGGWPAIWYTLKKARAAGGVVRMVRALSSRNACKTCALGMGGQQGGMRNEAGRFPEVCKKSVQAMAADMQGRIRAGFFDEFSFDKLERMSPRELEAAGRLTEPLVAGPGDESYRPVSWDEALRLVTQRMGAAPRDETFFYFSGRSSNEAGFLLQVVARVYGTNNVNNCSYFCHQASGVGLSSVTGSGTATITLEDLDACDLVFVIGGNPASNHPRLMRTLVDLKRRGGKVVVANPLREIGLVNFRVPSDVRSMLFGSKIADEYIQPHIGGDIALLTGMARALLDRGATDEQYIADHTDGWEAFRAAVMETDWGVIESSSGVPRHQIERAAGMYAAARRAVFCWTMGITHHEHGVANVQMIANLALMRGMVGRAGAGLLPLRGHSNVQGIGSMGAVPELKGSVLGRLEEVLGVSLPRTPGMDTLSCVSKAGSGGVRFALHLGGNLFGSCPDAAAAERSLRQIDTTVFMSTTLNTGHARGRGRTSIILPVRARDEETQATTQESMFNFVRLSDGGRARHEGPRSEVEVIAQIAEGVMGHRGPLDFTALRRHDEIRSLIARVVPGYGGAADIGRTRKEFAVAGRTFHQPRFTTETGRARFHAVRVPALKEMGSGEFRLMTIRSEGQFNTVVYEEGDVYRAQERRDVVLMVAADMLRLGLRRDDRVTVRSAAGEMADLLAREAPIREGNAAMYYPEANVLVPAAVDSASRTPAFKNVIVRIEKCRRLAVAPRG, encoded by the coding sequence ATGCGGAGCCGGATGATGAAGCAGATGACGGCTGGAGGGGGTTGGCCGGCGATCTGGTACACGCTGAAGAAGGCACGCGCAGCCGGCGGAGTCGTTCGCATGGTTCGTGCGCTGTCGTCGCGCAACGCATGCAAGACGTGCGCGCTCGGGATGGGCGGGCAGCAGGGGGGGATGCGGAACGAGGCCGGACGGTTCCCCGAGGTCTGCAAGAAGTCGGTGCAGGCGATGGCCGCGGACATGCAGGGGCGGATCCGGGCCGGATTCTTCGACGAGTTCTCGTTCGACAAGCTGGAGCGGATGTCGCCGCGGGAGCTCGAGGCCGCGGGCCGGCTGACCGAGCCGCTGGTGGCCGGCCCGGGGGATGAGTCGTACCGGCCGGTCTCGTGGGACGAAGCCTTGCGGCTGGTCACGCAACGCATGGGCGCCGCCCCACGGGATGAGACCTTCTTCTACTTCAGCGGTCGGTCGTCGAACGAGGCCGGCTTCCTGCTCCAGGTCGTCGCTCGTGTCTACGGCACGAATAACGTCAACAACTGCTCCTACTTCTGCCACCAGGCATCAGGGGTCGGGCTCTCGAGCGTTACGGGGTCGGGAACGGCCACGATTACCCTCGAGGATCTCGATGCGTGCGACCTCGTCTTCGTCATCGGGGGCAACCCCGCGTCCAACCACCCACGTCTGATGCGCACGCTGGTCGATCTTAAGCGTCGCGGCGGGAAGGTTGTTGTCGCTAATCCGCTGCGAGAAATCGGCCTCGTGAACTTCCGCGTGCCTTCGGATGTGCGGAGCATGCTCTTTGGATCGAAGATCGCGGACGAGTACATCCAGCCCCACATCGGTGGCGACATCGCGCTGCTCACAGGCATGGCCCGCGCGCTGCTGGACCGGGGCGCCACGGACGAACAGTACATCGCCGACCACACCGACGGATGGGAGGCGTTCCGCGCCGCCGTGATGGAGACCGATTGGGGCGTGATCGAGTCGTCCTCGGGCGTGCCGCGGCACCAGATCGAGCGAGCCGCCGGGATGTACGCCGCGGCACGCAGAGCCGTGTTCTGCTGGACTATGGGCATCACCCACCACGAGCACGGAGTGGCCAACGTCCAGATGATCGCGAACCTGGCCCTGATGCGGGGCATGGTTGGCCGCGCGGGCGCCGGGCTGCTGCCGCTCCGGGGCCACTCGAACGTCCAGGGGATCGGATCCATGGGCGCCGTGCCCGAACTCAAGGGGTCGGTGCTCGGCCGTCTCGAGGAGGTGCTCGGTGTATCGCTACCGCGGACACCCGGCATGGACACGCTCTCGTGCGTATCGAAGGCCGGATCGGGCGGGGTCCGGTTCGCGCTGCACCTGGGCGGAAACCTCTTTGGTTCGTGCCCGGATGCAGCCGCCGCGGAGCGGTCGCTGCGGCAGATCGACACGACGGTGTTCATGAGCACGACGCTTAATACCGGGCACGCACGGGGCCGGGGCCGGACCTCGATCATCCTCCCGGTCCGGGCCCGCGACGAGGAGACGCAGGCGACAACCCAGGAATCGATGTTCAACTTCGTCCGCCTCAGTGACGGCGGGAGAGCGAGGCACGAGGGACCGCGGAGCGAGGTCGAGGTGATCGCGCAGATCGCCGAGGGCGTGATGGGGCACCGGGGGCCGCTCGACTTCACGGCACTGCGGCGGCACGACGAAATCAGGAGCCTCATCGCCCGGGTTGTTCCCGGATACGGCGGCGCAGCGGACATCGGGAGAACTCGCAAGGAGTTCGCGGTTGCCGGTCGCACGTTCCACCAGCCGCGGTTCACCACCGAAACCGGTCGCGCGAGGTTCCACGCTGTGCGAGTGCCGGCGCTCAAGGAAATGGGATCGGGCGAGTTCCGGCTGATGACGATCCGGTCCGAGGGGCAGTTCAACACGGTGGTTTACGAGGAAGGGGACGTCTACCGCGCCCAGGAGCGACGGGACGTGGTCCTGATGGTGGCGGCCGACATGCTCCGGCTCGGGCTCAGGCGAGACGACCGGGTCACCGTTCGGAGCGCCGCGGGCGAGATGGCCGACCTCCTCGCCCGGGAGGCGCCCATCCGCGAGGGCAACGCCGCGATGTACTACCCGGAGGCAAATGTGCTGGTTCCCGCGGCGGTCGACTCGGCGTCCAGGACCCCGGCGTTCAAGAACGTCATCGTGCGCATCGAGAAGTGCCGCCGGTTGGCGGTGGCACCCCGCGGGTGA
- a CDS encoding pre-peptidase C-terminal domain-containing protein, protein MPTRFANIRRSIPATLVLAAGTAACLADNGPTADKPAEDRPLPLLMRMTAPEACYPANLTEKELADLLARTSLLPPAGDVQPGGLRYFTTGTVWTGTGQQGPAGRAQRAALTYSFPDDGVDWDGMPNTLNAVMTSSSVFGAANLDKGRELIRQGLATWRRLAGLTYSESPDNNSSRSGSTTHTTTRGDIRIGGNGRGTPNFLAYDYYPNGGADMLINTDYFGPGNLGSTSNTYRYLRNVISHEHGHGLGHPHPVPCDHTKLMEPFINTNFDGAQIDDIRGVQRNHGDRFSGNNSAANATAFGNLTSPSVRSVIQRDLSTNGTSGFNNTDEDWFSFTLSSAQNVTITVDPTGGSYSNGQQSTDCNTDSLGTVNADQAGNLTLELRNSSGTTIIASAAAGGPGVTETISQTPLAAGTYTVRVVDVGPNPTADQTVQLYDLIIRVGTSKAPPAVIAGLDKRVQAGTTCFFYGALNSRATESGTSLTTYAWDLDGNGTFEIANSSQPTRVYNVNGVYPVTLRVTDSNGMSATDTIMVTVYGGTAGLSVSDISPVSGLQGTSVPVTITGTALHNVDAPDDVVVSGTGVTVVGSPSVNPGGTVVTGLSFLVDPAAPTGPRNVTVTTEDGTATVNNSFTVNVNLVPAVTSVSPAFGRQGFSVPVSISGANFGGVTSASNVVVSGTGVTVSGTPLVGAGNTSISGLSFDIADDAPSGTQFRSVTVTTADGSGAMTMGFRVRCLTDWDGNSVVTPSDIATFINNWTMDISQSTLSTDVDHDGVITPSDIAVFIARWFNSLSTGC, encoded by the coding sequence ATGCCCACGCGTTTCGCGAACATCCGGCGCTCGATCCCGGCGACACTGGTGCTCGCCGCGGGAACCGCGGCGTGCCTTGCGGACAACGGTCCCACCGCCGATAAGCCGGCAGAGGATCGCCCGCTGCCCTTGCTGATGAGGATGACGGCGCCCGAGGCGTGCTACCCGGCGAACCTGACGGAAAAGGAACTTGCGGACCTCCTGGCCCGCACCTCGCTATTGCCTCCCGCGGGCGACGTCCAGCCCGGTGGGCTGCGGTACTTCACAACCGGCACGGTGTGGACGGGGACGGGGCAGCAGGGCCCTGCTGGCCGAGCCCAGCGGGCCGCCCTGACCTACTCGTTCCCCGATGACGGCGTGGACTGGGACGGCATGCCAAACACGCTCAACGCGGTCATGACCAGCTCGTCGGTCTTCGGGGCCGCAAACCTCGACAAGGGTCGAGAGCTGATCAGACAGGGCCTGGCCACGTGGCGCCGCCTTGCCGGCCTGACCTACTCAGAGTCGCCCGACAACAACTCCTCGCGAAGCGGGAGCACCACGCACACCACCACACGGGGTGATATCCGGATCGGCGGGAACGGACGCGGCACGCCCAACTTTTTGGCGTACGACTACTACCCCAACGGCGGCGCCGACATGCTGATCAACACGGACTACTTCGGGCCCGGCAACCTGGGATCGACCTCCAACACGTACCGCTACCTGCGCAACGTGATCTCTCACGAGCACGGGCACGGGCTGGGCCACCCGCACCCCGTCCCCTGCGACCACACCAAGTTGATGGAGCCCTTCATCAACACCAACTTCGACGGGGCGCAGATCGATGACATCCGGGGCGTGCAGCGCAACCACGGGGATCGGTTCTCCGGCAACAACTCGGCGGCGAACGCGACGGCGTTCGGCAACCTGACAAGCCCTTCGGTCCGTTCGGTCATCCAGCGCGATCTGTCGACCAACGGGACGTCGGGCTTCAATAACACGGACGAGGACTGGTTCTCGTTCACGCTCTCCTCAGCCCAGAACGTGACCATCACCGTCGACCCGACGGGCGGCTCGTACAGCAACGGCCAGCAATCAACCGACTGCAATACTGACTCGCTCGGGACCGTCAACGCGGACCAGGCGGGCAACCTGACCCTGGAACTACGCAACTCCTCGGGCACGACTATCATCGCATCTGCCGCGGCGGGCGGACCGGGCGTCACCGAGACCATCTCGCAGACGCCGCTGGCGGCGGGCACCTACACCGTCCGCGTCGTGGATGTGGGCCCCAACCCGACCGCGGACCAGACGGTGCAGTTGTACGACCTGATCATCCGCGTCGGCACCAGCAAGGCGCCACCGGCGGTGATCGCCGGGCTCGACAAGCGAGTCCAGGCCGGAACGACCTGCTTCTTCTACGGCGCCCTCAACTCCCGCGCCACCGAGTCTGGGACTTCGCTGACGACCTATGCGTGGGACCTTGACGGCAACGGGACATTCGAGATCGCCAATAGCTCGCAGCCCACCCGCGTGTACAACGTGAACGGGGTGTACCCCGTGACGCTGCGGGTCACGGACTCCAACGGGATGTCGGCGACCGACACCATCATGGTGACGGTCTATGGCGGAACAGCGGGCCTCTCGGTGTCCGACATCTCGCCCGTCTCCGGCCTGCAGGGCACCTCGGTGCCGGTCACCATCACCGGAACGGCGCTGCACAATGTTGATGCTCCCGACGACGTCGTGGTATCGGGAACGGGCGTCACCGTCGTCGGTTCCCCATCGGTCAATCCGGGGGGCACCGTGGTCACTGGTCTGTCGTTCCTGGTTGACCCCGCCGCGCCGACCGGGCCGCGGAACGTGACAGTCACCACCGAGGACGGGACCGCCACCGTCAACAACTCGTTTACCGTCAACGTGAATCTGGTCCCGGCCGTTACGAGTGTCTCGCCGGCGTTCGGTCGGCAGGGCTTCTCCGTACCGGTGTCTATCTCCGGCGCCAACTTCGGCGGAGTCACCTCGGCCTCGAACGTCGTCGTGTCAGGCACGGGCGTCACCGTTTCCGGCACGCCGCTCGTTGGGGCCGGCAACACCTCGATCTCCGGGTTGTCGTTCGACATCGCGGATGATGCGCCGTCGGGCACCCAGTTCCGCTCCGTGACCGTCACCACCGCCGACGGCTCCGGCGCCATGACCATGGGCTTCCGCGTCCGCTGCCTCACTGATTGGGACGGCAACTCGGTGGTCACGCCCTCCGATATCGCGACGTTCATCAACAACTGGACCATGGACATCAGCCAGAGCACGCTCAGCACCGACGTCGACCACGACGGCGTCATCACACCGAGCGACATTGCCGTGTTCATCGCCCGGTGGTTCAACTCCCTCTCGACCGGCTGCTAA
- a CDS encoding matrixin family metalloprotease: protein MRRDLFRSTNGTLVGAALSAAALLSISGLAAAADETPHADCDSSCCSADTMRVLDAALDAYCASAEDPACRKEELLERIARSPLCFSPKSSPKQMENIIRMYDSLPPGLLAEGDLRFFVAGTTWVGAGVVGGAGTATATSLTYSFPIDGVSWGDPGSGFPAGPNVLNARFDSAFGAGNNDRGREYVRQFYGSWRRYCGLTYNEVSDDNAGYTTSTANVPTRGNIRVGSTLLDGANGVLAYNYFPSSGGDMVLDSGDFTGGNFLSSTNNYRFFRNVLGHEHGHGLGMIHTVPCNNTKLMEPFINVNFDSLQIDDIRGGQRNFGDRFSGNNSAANAKDFGDITAMSIIQPELSTNGTSGANNSDEDWFRFTLFAAQNVTITVDPTGGSYTNGQQSSSCNGSTTTVNADQAGNLNLELRSADGTSVIASSSSAPAGSNEVITQPLLPAGTYTVRVVDVGPNANQTVQLYTLTIRVGIAKAPPQAIAGVNKRIQAGQTCFFMGNINSRPLESGVAITTYAWDLDGNGTFEIANNATPNRTYSVNGVYPVTLRVTDSNGMSATDTILVTVFGGASGVVVSNISPNTGAQGTVVPVTITGTGLHNVDSATDVVVSGTGVTVTGSPSVNPGGTVVTGLSFNVSGGATLGSRNVTVTTEDGADTANNSFTVIANVLPTVDSVSPTFGRQGFSVPVTITGTNFGNVNSASDVVVSGTGVAVSGTPIVTNGNTTITGLSFDIADDAPSGTQFRSVTVSTIDGVGSLTMGFRVRCLADWDGNSVVTPADIATFINNWTMDISQLTLNTDVDHDNVITPSDIAVFIASWFNSVSNGCS from the coding sequence ATGAGACGCGACCTCTTCCGCTCCACGAACGGCACACTTGTTGGGGCTGCGCTGAGCGCCGCCGCCCTTCTCTCGATCTCGGGTCTCGCGGCCGCGGCCGACGAGACGCCGCATGCGGACTGCGATTCGTCGTGCTGCTCCGCCGACACCATGAGGGTGCTCGATGCGGCGCTGGACGCGTACTGCGCCTCGGCCGAGGACCCCGCGTGCCGCAAAGAGGAGCTGCTGGAAAGGATCGCCCGCAGCCCGCTGTGCTTCTCACCCAAGTCCTCGCCGAAGCAGATGGAGAACATCATCCGCATGTACGACTCGCTCCCGCCGGGCCTGCTGGCCGAGGGCGACCTGCGGTTCTTTGTCGCCGGCACGACGTGGGTCGGCGCGGGCGTGGTCGGCGGCGCCGGGACCGCAACCGCGACAAGCCTGACCTACTCGTTCCCGATCGACGGCGTCTCCTGGGGCGACCCCGGTTCCGGCTTCCCGGCCGGTCCGAACGTGCTCAATGCCCGCTTTGACTCGGCCTTCGGCGCCGGGAACAACGACCGCGGGCGCGAGTATGTCCGGCAGTTCTACGGCTCGTGGCGGCGGTACTGCGGGCTGACCTACAACGAAGTGTCCGATGACAACGCCGGCTACACCACCAGCACGGCCAATGTCCCGACCCGCGGCAATATCCGCGTCGGTTCCACCCTGCTCGACGGCGCCAACGGCGTGCTCGCGTACAACTACTTCCCCAGCTCGGGCGGCGACATGGTCCTCGACTCGGGCGACTTCACCGGCGGCAACTTCCTGAGTTCGACCAACAACTACCGCTTCTTCCGCAACGTGCTCGGGCACGAGCACGGACACGGCCTGGGCATGATCCACACCGTGCCGTGCAACAACACGAAGCTGATGGAGCCGTTCATCAACGTCAACTTCGACTCGCTGCAGATCGACGACATCCGGGGCGGTCAGCGCAACTTCGGCGACCGGTTCTCCGGCAACAACTCCGCGGCTAATGCCAAGGATTTCGGGGACATCACCGCGATGTCGATCATCCAGCCGGAGTTGTCCACCAACGGCACCTCGGGCGCGAACAACAGCGACGAGGACTGGTTCCGCTTCACGCTCTTCGCCGCCCAGAATGTCACGATCACCGTTGACCCAACGGGCGGAAGCTACACGAACGGGCAGCAATCGAGCAGCTGCAACGGATCGACCACGACCGTCAACGCCGACCAGGCCGGCAATCTCAACCTCGAGCTCCGGAGCGCGGACGGCACGTCGGTGATCGCCTCATCTTCGAGCGCCCCGGCCGGATCCAACGAGGTCATCACTCAACCGCTGCTCCCCGCCGGCACGTACACGGTGCGAGTCGTCGACGTCGGGCCCAACGCGAACCAGACTGTGCAGTTGTACACGCTCACGATCCGTGTGGGCATCGCCAAGGCCCCGCCGCAGGCGATCGCCGGCGTCAACAAGCGCATCCAGGCCGGCCAGACCTGCTTCTTCATGGGGAACATCAACAGCCGGCCGCTCGAGTCGGGCGTCGCCATCACGACCTATGCGTGGGATCTTGACGGCAATGGAACGTTCGAGATCGCCAACAACGCGACCCCCAACCGCACCTACTCGGTCAACGGCGTGTACCCCGTGACACTGCGGGTCACCGACTCCAATGGAATGTCCGCGACGGACACGATCCTGGTGACCGTGTTCGGCGGCGCCTCGGGCGTGGTGGTCAGCAACATCTCGCCCAACACGGGCGCCCAGGGAACTGTGGTCCCGGTGACCATCACGGGCACGGGCCTCCACAATGTCGACTCTGCGACGGACGTCGTGGTCTCGGGAACGGGCGTGACCGTCACGGGCTCCCCATCGGTCAACCCGGGCGGGACGGTCGTGACGGGCCTCTCGTTCAACGTGTCGGGCGGGGCGACGCTGGGATCTCGCAACGTGACCGTCACCACCGAGGATGGCGCCGATACGGCTAACAACTCGTTCACTGTGATCGCCAACGTCCTCCCGACGGTCGACAGCGTGTCCCCGACGTTCGGGCGCCAGGGCTTCTCGGTGCCCGTGACGATCACCGGCACGAACTTCGGCAACGTCAACTCTGCATCTGATGTGGTTGTCTCCGGCACCGGTGTGGCCGTTTCCGGCACCCCGATCGTCACCAACGGCAACACCACCATCACCGGCCTGTCGTTCGATATCGCGGACGACGCTCCGTCGGGCACGCAGTTCCGGTCCGTAACCGTCTCCACGATCGACGGGGTCGGTTCGCTCACCATGGGCTTCCGCGTCCGATGCCTGGCGGACTGGGACGGCAACTCGGTCGTCACGCCGGCGGATATCGCGACGTTCATCAACAACTGGACGATGGATATCAGCCAGCTCACGCTCAACACAGACGTCGATCACGACAACGTGATCACGCCGAGCGATATCGCGGTGTTCATCGCGTCGTGGTTCAACAGCGTTTCCAACGGCTGTTCGTAA